A genomic stretch from Streptococcus oralis includes:
- the srlA gene encoding PTS glucitol/sorbitol transporter subunit IIC: MNHITNFAESFMKLFQLGGETFISWMTNIVPLVLMLLIAMNTLIAFLGEEKVNSLAKISAKNPVSRYMILPFISAFMLGNPMAISMGRFLPEYYKPSFVAAQMQFCHTSNGVFPHINPGELFVWMGIATGIQTLGLSQMDLAIRYMLVGLVMNFVGGWVTDFTTAYVAKQQGVTLSKTFDL, translated from the coding sequence ATGAATCACATTACAAATTTTGCAGAGAGTTTTATGAAACTCTTCCAATTAGGTGGAGAAACCTTTATTAGCTGGATGACAAATATTGTACCGCTTGTCTTAATGCTATTGATTGCAATGAATACCCTTATCGCTTTCTTGGGAGAAGAGAAGGTCAATTCCCTGGCTAAGATTTCTGCCAAAAATCCTGTTAGCCGGTATATGATTTTACCTTTCATTTCTGCCTTTATGCTGGGGAATCCGATGGCAATCAGTATGGGACGTTTCTTACCAGAATATTATAAACCTAGTTTTGTAGCAGCTCAGATGCAGTTCTGCCACACTTCAAATGGTGTATTTCCGCATATCAATCCTGGGGAATTGTTTGTATGGATGGGAATTGCAACAGGAATTCAAACTTTAGGTTTAAGTCAAATGGACTTAGCCATTCGTTACATGCTTGTTGGGCTTGTCATGAACTTTGTAGGCGGTTGGGTGACCGATTTTACAACTGCTTATGTAGCAAAACAGCAAGGTGTTACCTTGAGTAAAACATTTGATTTATAG
- the srlE gene encoding PTS glucitol/sorbitol transporter subunit IIB, with protein sequence MSYKSIKVVKGNGGFGGPLVITPSEAKHKFIYITGGGEKPDIVDKIADLTGMEAVNGFKTSIPDEEIALAIVDCGGTLRCGIYPKKGIPTINIVATGKSGPLAQYITEEIYVSAVGLNQISAANEDEKATTVVTEKPTYDTSKKITEQKAETSIVARIGMGAGKVVATFNQAAREAIQTMLNTIIPFMAFVSLLIGVIQGSGVGNWLAKLMVPLAGNIWGLILIGFICSLPFLSPLLGPGAVISQIIGTLIGVEIGKGTIPPQMALPAIFAINTQNGCDFIPVALGLSEAKAETVEVGVPSVLYSRFLNGVPRVLVAWIASIGLYQ encoded by the coding sequence ATGTCATATAAGAGTATAAAAGTTGTTAAAGGAAATGGCGGTTTCGGAGGACCTTTGGTCATTACACCTAGTGAAGCTAAGCATAAATTCATCTATATCACTGGCGGAGGAGAAAAGCCAGATATTGTAGATAAAATTGCTGATTTGACCGGTATGGAAGCTGTTAATGGGTTTAAAACTTCTATCCCAGATGAGGAAATTGCTTTAGCAATCGTGGATTGTGGCGGTACTCTTCGCTGTGGTATTTATCCTAAAAAGGGGATCCCTACAATAAATATTGTCGCTACAGGGAAAAGTGGGCCTCTAGCTCAATATATAACCGAGGAAATCTATGTGTCAGCAGTTGGCCTTAATCAAATTTCTGCTGCTAATGAAGACGAAAAAGCGACAACTGTGGTAACAGAAAAGCCAACTTACGATACTAGTAAAAAAATTACAGAGCAAAAAGCTGAAACAAGTATTGTAGCAAGAATTGGGATGGGCGCTGGGAAGGTCGTTGCGACTTTCAACCAGGCTGCTCGTGAAGCCATCCAAACAATGCTCAACACGATCATTCCTTTCATGGCCTTTGTTTCCTTGCTGATTGGGGTTATTCAAGGTTCAGGTGTTGGAAATTGGCTGGCAAAATTAATGGTTCCCCTAGCTGGGAACATCTGGGGACTCATTTTGATTGGCTTTATCTGTTCCTTGCCATTCCTATCTCCTTTGTTAGGCCCCGGAGCTGTTATCAGTCAGATTATTGGAACCTTAATTGGAGTTGAAATCGGCAAAGGGACTATTCCGCCCCAAATGGCTCTGCCAGCTATATTTGCTATCAACACTCAAAACGGTTGTGATTTCATTCCTGTAGCACTCGGTCTATCTGAAGCCAAGGCTGAAACAGTTGAGGTTGGTGTCCCTTCTGTGCTTTATTCACGCTTTCTCAATGGTGTTCCGCGGGTGCTAGTAGCTTGGATAGCTAGTATTGGCCTTTATCAGTAA
- a CDS encoding PTS glucitol/sorbitol transporter subunit IIA translates to MKKIFEAKVIQVGPEAQNMIQDANMLILFGEEAPEDLAEYCFKIDNKNLLGAILEGGKLVVDSQEYSITAVGNVVEKNLTGLGHITISFDGSKEGSLPGTLHVAADQAVVIEKDSTIQIFETA, encoded by the coding sequence ATGAAGAAAATTTTTGAAGCTAAAGTAATTCAAGTGGGGCCTGAAGCTCAGAATATGATTCAAGATGCCAATATGCTCATTTTGTTTGGAGAAGAAGCTCCGGAAGACTTAGCAGAGTATTGTTTTAAAATCGATAACAAAAATCTTCTAGGTGCAATACTAGAAGGTGGAAAGCTGGTGGTAGATAGTCAGGAATATTCGATTACTGCCGTAGGAAATGTAGTAGAAAAAAATTTAACTGGACTGGGCCATATCACGATTTCTTTTGATGGTTCAAAAGAGGGCAGCCTGCCGGGCACTCTCCATGTTGCAGCAGACCAAGCAGTAGTAATTGAAAAGGACTCTACCATTCAGATTTTCGAAACTGCTTGA
- the gltX gene encoding glutamate--tRNA ligase, with product MSKDIRVRYAPSPTGLLHIGNARTALFNYLYARHHGGTFIIRIEDTDRKRHVEDGERSQLENLRWLGMDWDESPETHENYRQSERLELYQKYIDQLLAEGKAYKSYVTEEELAAERERQEAAGETPRYINEYLGMSEEEKAAYIAEREAAGIIPTVRLAVNESGIYKWHDIVKGDIEFEGGNIGGDWVIQKKDGYPTYNFAVVIDDHDMQISHVIRGDDHIANTPKQLMVYEALGWEAPEFGHMTLIINSETGKKLSKRDTNTLQFIEDYRKKGYLPEAIFNFIALLGWNPGGEDEIFSREELIKLFDENRLSKSPAAFDQKKLDWMSNDYIKRADLATIFEMAKPYLEEAGRLTDKSEKMVELYKPQMKSVDEIVPLTDLFFSDFPELTDAEREVMAGETVPVVLEAFKAKLEAMTDEEFVTENIFPQIKAVQKETGIKGKNLFMPIRIAVSGEMHGPELPDTIYLLGREKSIQHIDNMLKEISK from the coding sequence ATGTCAAAAGATATCCGCGTACGCTACGCACCAAGTCCAACAGGACTACTACACATCGGAAATGCCCGTACAGCATTGTTTAACTACCTTTACGCACGCCATCATGGTGGAACTTTTATCATTCGTATCGAAGATACAGACCGTAAACGCCATGTTGAGGATGGAGAACGCTCACAGCTTGAAAATCTTCGCTGGTTAGGCATGGATTGGGATGAAAGTCCAGAAACTCATGAAAACTATCGCCAATCAGAGCGTTTGGAACTCTATCAAAAATACATCGACCAATTGCTAGCCGAAGGAAAAGCCTACAAATCTTACGTTACAGAAGAAGAGTTGGCAGCTGAGCGAGAACGCCAAGAAGCAGCTGGCGAAACACCACGCTACATCAATGAATATCTTGGTATGAGTGAAGAGGAAAAAGCAGCTTACATTGCAGAACGTGAAGCAGCTGGTATCATCCCAACTGTCCGTTTGGCTGTCAATGAGTCTGGTATCTACAAATGGCACGATATAGTCAAAGGTGATATCGAGTTTGAAGGTGGCAACATCGGTGGTGACTGGGTTATCCAAAAGAAAGATGGCTACCCAACTTACAACTTTGCCGTTGTTATCGATGATCACGATATGCAAATCTCTCACGTTATCCGCGGTGATGACCATATTGCTAACACACCCAAACAGCTTATGGTTTATGAGGCTCTTGGTTGGGAAGCCCCAGAATTCGGTCACATGACTTTGATTATCAACTCTGAAACGGGTAAAAAATTGTCTAAACGCGACACCAACACCCTTCAGTTTATCGAAGACTATCGTAAGAAAGGGTACCTTCCAGAAGCTATCTTTAACTTTATCGCCCTTCTTGGTTGGAATCCAGGTGGCGAAGATGAAATTTTCTCTCGTGAGGAATTGATTAAACTCTTTGATGAAAACCGTCTCAGCAAGTCACCAGCTGCCTTTGATCAGAAGAAACTAGACTGGATGAGCAACGACTACATCAAGAGAGCTGATCTTGCGACAATCTTTGAAATGGCTAAACCATACTTAGAAGAAGCAGGGCGTTTGACTGACAAGTCTGAAAAAATGGTAGAACTCTACAAACCACAAATGAAGTCAGTGGATGAAATCGTTCCATTGACAGATCTTTTCTTCTCAGATTTCCCAGAGTTGACAGACGCTGAGCGCGAGGTCATGGCAGGAGAAACCGTTCCTGTTGTTCTAGAAGCCTTCAAAGCGAAGCTAGAAGCAATGACAGATGAAGAATTTGTAACAGAAAACATCTTCCCACAAATCAAAGCAGTTCAAAAAGAAACAGGTATTAAAGGGAAAAACCTCTTCATGCCGATTCGTATTGCAGTATCAGGTGAAATGCATGGACCAGAACTTCCAGATACGATTTACCTATTAGGTCGTGAGAAATCTATCCAGCATATTGATAATATGCTCAAAGAGATTTCTAAATAA
- a CDS encoding cytidine deaminase family protein: MDTWEKMYEEARTLFNPHEVSDFVYANHVVAAVEAEDGQIFTGFCMEGTCGVFHLCAERAALFNMYQFSGQTKVKKILALRDKPPYGEGSGMPCGACREFLLELNAENKEAEFMMDYETRKTIKVAELIPYWWGEERATNWQDK; the protein is encoded by the coding sequence ATGGATACATGGGAAAAAATGTATGAAGAAGCACGAACCTTATTCAATCCCCATGAAGTTTCTGACTTTGTTTATGCTAACCATGTTGTTGCTGCAGTAGAAGCAGAAGATGGTCAGATCTTCACAGGATTTTGTATGGAGGGCACTTGTGGCGTTTTTCATCTCTGTGCAGAACGAGCAGCTCTCTTCAATATGTATCAATTTTCAGGACAAACTAAAGTTAAGAAAATCCTCGCCCTTCGAGACAAACCTCCCTACGGCGAAGGATCAGGTATGCCCTGTGGCGCTTGCAGAGAATTTCTCTTAGAATTGAATGCTGAAAATAAAGAAGCAGAGTTCATGATGGACTACGAAACAAGAAAAACAATTAAAGTTGCCGAGTTGATCCCATACTGGTGGGGAGAGGAACGTGCGACTAATTGGCAAGATAAATAG
- a CDS encoding glutamyl-tRNA synthetase has product MSRSVDLLKKRYLENIKEKPDLFVGVELEYPVVNLEGKATDIEVVKELFWYLSSVLKFTVEKVDDFGNPIQLLDPVSRDTILFEVAYTTVEFAFGRAKSIQEVEERFNFYMATIQNKLGEANHAIVGCGIHPNWDKNENCPVAYPRYQMLMDYLNLSRNVTKSDLHHFPEYGAFICGSQVQLDVSKSNFLRVINAFTQIEAAKAYLFANSEFSGADWDTKISRDIFWEESMHGIYPENVGVNARLFKDEEDFFDYLDHSAIFTAERDGQTYYFYPVQARNYLTTPEIQAFTLNGDEVLIYPQEEDFQTHRSYQYQDLTTRGTVEFRSVCTQPLDRTFASAAFHLGLLVNLDQLETYLQKAPFFTTAGRDYKSLRRQFSKKKLTDQEETAIVEFSKDLLLLAEEGLEQRDKQEMIYLQPLKKELGL; this is encoded by the coding sequence ATGTCTCGTTCGGTTGACTTGCTTAAGAAGCGCTACTTAGAAAATATAAAAGAGAAGCCTGATTTATTTGTTGGGGTTGAGCTGGAGTATCCTGTTGTAAATTTAGAGGGTAAGGCTACGGATATTGAGGTTGTTAAGGAACTGTTTTGGTATTTATCTTCTGTTCTGAAGTTTACAGTTGAGAAAGTTGATGATTTTGGGAATCCAATTCAGTTACTAGATCCGGTCAGTCGGGATACAATCTTATTTGAAGTTGCTTATACGACCGTTGAGTTTGCCTTTGGTAGGGCTAAATCTATCCAAGAGGTAGAAGAACGCTTTAACTTCTATATGGCTACGATTCAGAATAAGTTGGGTGAAGCTAATCATGCTATTGTTGGCTGCGGCATTCATCCCAACTGGGATAAAAATGAGAATTGTCCAGTGGCTTATCCCCGCTATCAGATGTTGATGGATTATCTGAATTTGAGTAGAAATGTAACTAAATCAGATTTACATCATTTCCCTGAGTATGGTGCCTTTATCTGTGGAAGTCAGGTTCAACTGGACGTTTCAAAGTCTAACTTTCTGCGTGTTATCAATGCTTTTACTCAAATTGAAGCAGCAAAAGCTTATTTGTTTGCAAATTCTGAGTTTTCAGGGGCAGATTGGGATACCAAAATTTCGAGAGATATTTTTTGGGAAGAATCTATGCATGGTATCTATCCAGAGAATGTAGGTGTCAATGCTAGACTCTTTAAGGATGAGGAGGATTTTTTTGACTATCTAGATCATTCTGCGATTTTCACAGCGGAGCGTGATGGGCAGACCTATTATTTTTATCCTGTTCAGGCTAGGAACTATTTGACTACACCTGAAATCCAGGCATTTACCCTTAATGGGGATGAGGTATTGATCTATCCTCAGGAGGAGGATTTCCAAACTCATCGTAGTTACCAGTACCAAGACTTAACGACTCGAGGAACAGTTGAGTTTCGTAGTGTGTGTACTCAGCCGCTTGATAGGACTTTTGCTTCTGCTGCCTTTCACTTGGGATTGTTGGTTAATTTAGATCAATTAGAAACTTATTTGCAAAAGGCTCCGTTTTTTACCACAGCTGGTCGTGATTACAAGTCTTTAAGGCGACAATTTTCTAAGAAAAAACTTACAGATCAGGAAGAAACTGCAATTGTTGAGTTTTCAAAAGACTTACTCCTTCTAGCTGAGGAAGGATTGGAGCAAAGAGATAAGCAAGAAATGATTTATTTACAGCCTTTAAAGAAAGAATTGGGATTATAA
- the thrC gene encoding threonine synthase: protein MTLVYQSTRDANNTVTASQAILQGLATDGGLFTPLTYPKVDLDFEKLKDASYQEVAKLVLSAFLDDFTAEELDYCINNAYDSKFDTPSIAPLVKLDGQYNLELFHGSTIAFKDMALSILPYFMTTAAKKHGLENKIVILTATSGDTGKAAMAGFADVPGTEIIVFYPKDGVSKVQELQMTTQTGDNTHVIAIDGNFDDAQTNVKHMFNDVALREKLAANKLQFSSANSMNIGRLVPQIVYYVYAYAQLVKSGDIVAGEKVNFTVPTGNFGNILAAFYAKQIGLPVGKLICASNDNNVLTDFFKTRVYDKKREFKVTTSPSMDILVSSNLERLIFHLLGNDAVKTAELMNALSTQGQYELTDFDAAILDLFAAEYATEEETAAEIKRVYQTDGYIEDPHTAVASAVYRKYQVATGDATKTVIASTASPYKFPVVAVEAVTGKAGLTDFEALAQLHNISGVAVPPAVDGLETAPVRHKTTVAAADMQAAVEAYLGL from the coding sequence ATGACATTAGTTTATCAATCAACGCGTGATGCCAATAATACAGTAACTGCTAGCCAAGCTATTTTGCAAGGTTTGGCGACGGATGGTGGTTTGTTTACACCGCTTACTTATCCAAAGGTAGATTTGGACTTTGAAAAATTGAAAGATGCTTCTTACCAGGAAGTTGCTAAGTTAGTTTTGTCAGCATTTTTAGATGACTTTACTGCAGAGGAGTTGGACTACTGTATCAACAATGCCTACGATAGCAAGTTTGATACTCCATCGATTGCGCCATTGGTGAAACTGGATGGGCAATACAACTTGGAATTGTTCCATGGTTCAACGATTGCCTTTAAGGATATGGCCTTGTCTATCTTGCCATACTTTATGACGACGGCCGCTAAAAAGCATGGTTTAGAGAACAAGATTGTCATTTTGACAGCGACATCTGGTGATACTGGGAAAGCTGCTATGGCGGGGTTTGCCGATGTGCCTGGAACTGAGATTATCGTCTTTTATCCAAAGGATGGTGTCAGCAAGGTACAAGAGTTGCAAATGACTACTCAGACTGGCGACAATACTCATGTTATTGCTATTGATGGAAACTTTGATGATGCACAAACAAATGTGAAACATATGTTTAACGATGTAGCTCTTCGTGAAAAATTGGCTGCCAATAAACTGCAATTTTCATCAGCTAACTCTATGAACATTGGTCGTCTGGTACCACAGATTGTTTATTATGTCTATGCTTACGCTCAGTTGGTCAAGTCTGGTGATATTGTGGCTGGAGAAAAGGTCAACTTCACAGTACCAACAGGAAACTTTGGAAATATCTTGGCTGCCTTCTATGCTAAACAAATTGGTCTGCCAGTTGGCAAATTGATCTGTGCTTCAAATGACAATAATGTTTTAACTGACTTCTTTAAAACTCGTGTTTACGATAAGAAACGTGAGTTTAAGGTGACAACTAGCCCATCTATGGATATCTTGGTATCTTCAAACTTGGAGCGTTTAATTTTCCATCTTTTGGGGAATGATGCGGTTAAGACAGCTGAACTCATGAATGCCTTGAGTACACAAGGACAATATGAATTGACAGACTTTGATGCAGCGATTCTGGATCTCTTTGCAGCTGAATATGCGACTGAGGAAGAAACTGCGGCAGAAATTAAACGTGTTTATCAAACAGATGGCTATATCGAGGACCCACATACGGCGGTTGCCTCAGCTGTTTATAGAAAATACCAAGTGGCTACTGGCGATGCGACTAAGACAGTGATTGCTTCAACAGCTAGTCCGTACAAGTTCCCAGTGGTTGCCGTAGAAGCGGTAACAGGAAAAGCAGGCTTGACAGACTTTGAAGCCTTGGCTCAATTACATAACATTTCAGGAGTGGCAGTGCCACCAGCGGTTGATGGCCTTGAAACAGCTCCAGTTCGTCACAAGACAACTGTAGCAGCTGCTGACATGCAAGCAGCGGTGGAGGCTTATCTAGGGCTTTAA
- a CDS encoding MATE family efflux transporter, protein MIKKNKDILNIALPAMGENFLQMLMGMVDSYLVAHLGLIAISGVSVAGNIITIYQAIFIALGAAISSVISKSLGQKDQSKLAYHVTEALKITLLLSALLGALSIFAGQEMIGLLGTEQTVAESGGLYLSLVGGSIVLLGLMTSLGALIRATHNPRLPLYVSLLSNALNILFSSLAIFILDMGIAGVAWGTILSRLVGLVILWSQLKLPFKKPTFALDKELLTLALPAAGERLMMRAGDVVIIALVVSFGTEAVAGNAVGEVLTQFNYMPAFGVATATVMQVARAVGEDNWERVDEVSKQTFWLSLLLMLPLTLSIYALGTPLTHLYTTDPVAVEASVLVALFSLLGTPMATGTVIYTAVWQGLGNARLPFYATSIGMWCIRIGTAYLMGIVLGWGLPGIWAGTLLDNGFRWLFLRYRYQRYMMLEG, encoded by the coding sequence TTGATTAAGAAAAATAAAGACATTCTCAACATTGCCTTGCCAGCTATGGGTGAAAACTTTTTGCAAATGCTCATGGGCATGGTGGATAGTTACTTGGTCGCTCACTTGGGCTTAATCGCTATTTCAGGTGTTTCAGTAGCTGGCAATATTATCACGATTTACCAGGCGATTTTTATCGCTCTGGGAGCTGCTATTTCCAGTGTTATTTCAAAAAGTTTGGGGCAGAAAGATCAGTCCAAGTTGGCTTATCACGTGACAGAGGCTCTCAAGATAACCTTATTGCTGAGTGCACTTTTAGGCGCTTTATCCATCTTTGCTGGGCAAGAGATGATAGGACTTTTGGGAACTGAGCAGACTGTGGCCGAGAGTGGTGGACTCTACCTATCTTTGGTGGGTGGTTCGATTGTTCTCTTGGGCTTGATGACGAGTCTAGGTGCCTTGATTCGTGCAACGCATAATCCGCGTCTACCTCTCTATGTTAGTCTTTTATCCAATGCCTTGAATATTCTTTTTTCAAGTCTAGCTATTTTTATTCTTGATATGGGGATAGCGGGTGTTGCTTGGGGGACTATCTTGTCTCGCTTAGTCGGTCTTGTGATTTTGTGGTCGCAATTAAAGTTGCCTTTTAAGAAACCGACTTTTGCTTTAGATAAGGAACTATTGACCTTGGCTTTGCCAGCAGCAGGAGAACGTCTCATGATGCGGGCTGGAGATGTAGTGATCATTGCCTTGGTTGTTTCTTTTGGGACGGAGGCAGTAGCGGGGAATGCAGTCGGAGAAGTCTTGACTCAGTTTAACTACATGCCTGCCTTTGGTGTCGCTACGGCAACGGTCATGCAGGTGGCTCGAGCAGTTGGAGAGGATAACTGGGAAAGAGTAGACGAGGTAAGCAAGCAAACCTTTTGGCTTTCTCTGCTTCTCATGTTGCCCTTAACTCTCAGTATCTATGCCTTAGGGACACCACTGACTCATCTCTATACGACCGATCCTGTAGCAGTTGAAGCGAGCGTTTTGGTGGCACTGTTCTCTCTACTAGGAACTCCCATGGCGACAGGGACAGTCATCTATACTGCAGTTTGGCAGGGCTTGGGGAATGCTCGCCTTCCCTTTTATGCAACAAGTATCGGGATGTGGTGTATCCGCATAGGGACAGCCTATCTGATGGGCATTGTTCTTGGTTGGGGCTTACCTGGTATTTGGGCAGGAACACTTTTGGATAATGGTTTTCGCTGGTTATTTCTACGCTACCGTTACCAGCGTTATATGATGTTGGAAGGATAG
- a CDS encoding HAD family hydrolase: MQKTAFIWDLDGTLLDSYEAILSGIEETFAQFAIPYDKEKVREFILKFSVQDLLEQLAEERNLDAEVLNQVRAQNLSEKNAQVVLMPGAREVLAWVDEVGIQQFVYTHKGDNAFTILRDLGLESYFTEILTSQSGFARKPSPEATNYLLDKYELDPRATYYIGDRTLDVEFAKNSGIQSINFLESSFEGNHMIQALADIPHIFESK; the protein is encoded by the coding sequence ATGCAAAAAACAGCTTTTATTTGGGATTTAGACGGGACCTTATTGGATTCTTACGAAGCGATTTTGTCAGGGATTGAGGAGACCTTTGCTCAGTTTGCTATTCCTTATGATAAGGAAAAAGTGAGAGAGTTTATCCTCAAATTTTCGGTACAGGATTTGCTGGAGCAGTTGGCAGAAGAGAGAAATCTGGATGCGGAAGTGCTCAATCAGGTGCGTGCCCAGAACCTGTCTGAGAAGAATGCTCAGGTAGTTTTGATGCCAGGCGCGCGTGAAGTGCTAGCTTGGGTAGATGAGGTAGGAATTCAGCAGTTTGTCTATACTCATAAGGGGGACAATGCTTTTACTATCCTAAGAGACTTGGGGTTGGAGTCCTATTTCACAGAGATTCTAACCAGTCAGAGTGGTTTTGCACGCAAGCCCAGTCCAGAAGCGACTAACTATCTGCTAGACAAGTATGAGTTGGATCCTAGGGCTACCTATTATATAGGGGACCGGACTTTAGATGTGGAATTTGCCAAGAATAGCGGTATTCAAAGCATCAACTTTTTAGAATCTTCTTTTGAAGGCAATCACATGATTCAAGCACTAGCAGATATTCCTCATATTTTTGAGAGTAAGTAA